Genomic DNA from Streptomyces sp. AM 2-1-1:
GGCGGCAGACAGCTGAGGGGTGTCTGCGGCAAGCGTCGTGATGCCTGGGGGCATCGGCGTCTCCTCGTCGTCGGAGCGGCCGCGGCGTGCGGGGGAAGGCTGCGGGACCACTGGGAAAAGGTGCGGGCCTTATGCGCCATGAGATTGGCCGAGCGCCGTTTCCAGGAATGCCGCTGGGTGTTTCGCCTCAGTGACGAAGCCACCGGGAGTGTTACGTCGGCATGAACCGGGAGCGTCGCATCCGGTGTCCCGCCTACCATGCCGCCCATGCCGCATACGGTGCGGTTGAACTCCCGCGACACGCGAATCGGCCACGGCGGTCCCCGTCCACCTGCTCCGGAAGGGGCCGGCCCGGGGTGGCGGGGCGGCCGCCGCGGCCGGTGGCCGCGGGGCGGAGCGGGGTGGTGTCAGACCGCTTCGGCGGTCTCCGGCAGCTGCTCGCCGAGCACCTCGGTGAGGTGCGCGACATCGGCCACGTCGCCGAAGTCCCTGGCAGCGGCGTCGACGGTCTTGCGCAGTCGGGTGTTGACGCGCTCGGAGCGGACCTTCTTGGCGACTTCGAGCGCCTGGCCGGCCAGCACGGTCGCCTGCTCGGGCTCGCGGCGCAGCAGATGGACGGTGGCCATGCCGATGAGGTTGAGCGCGTACGAGCGGTGATGCTCGTCGTCCTCGGCGAAGAGTTTGACGGCTCTGGTCATCGCGGGTTCGGCGAGCGAGGCGTACGTGGGACTGCGGCCGGCCACATAGGCCAGGTCACGGAAGGAGTGGGCGTTCTCGCCGTTGAGTTCGGCCTCGGAGAAGAACTTGATCCAGTCGGGCTCGGGCTCGTCGTCCAGACCGGCGTCGAGGTAGGTGTCCTCGGCCATGCGGACCGCGCGCTTGCACTTCCCGGGCTGGCCCATGTTGGCGAAGGCACGGGCCTCCATCGCATACAGCATCGCCTGGGTGCGGGAGGTCGCGCAGTCCCGGCTGCCGTACTGCGCGAGGTGGATCAGCTCCAGGGCGTCGTCGGGGCGGCCGAGGTGGATCATCTGGCGGCTCATGCTGGAGAGGATGTACGAACCGAGCGGCTTGTCCCCGGCCTCCTTGGCGGCGTGCAGCGCGAGGACGAAGTACTTCTGCGCGGTGGGCTGGAGACCGACGTCGTAACTCATCCACCCCGCCAGTTCGGCGAGTTCGGCGGCGCAGCGGAAGAGGCGGACGGCGGTGGCGGCGGGCTGCGGCTCCTGCAACAGGTCGGTGACCTCGTGGAGTTGACCGACGACCGCCTTGCGGCGCAGTCCGCCGCCGCACTGCGCGTCCCACTGGCGGAACATCGCCGTGGTGGACTCCAGCAGGTCGAGCTCGGGCTTGGAGAGGCGCGAGGGGCGGCGGGCGGAGGCGGGCGACTCGGGTTCGACCGCTCCGCCGGGGGTGACGGGAACCAGCCAGCGCTGCATGGGCTCGATCAGCGTGGGTCCGGCGGCGAGCGTCAGCGAGGAGCCGAGGAAGCCCCGGCGGGCGAGCATCAGGTCGCTGCGGGAGAACTCGCTGAGCAGCGCGATGGTCTGCGGGGCCGCCCAGGGCAGGTCCACGCCGGAGACCGAGGGCGACTGGTGGGCGGTCCGCAGGCCCAGGTCCTCCACGGCGACGACGCTGCCGAAGCGCTCCGAGAAGAGCTCCGAGAGGATGCGGGGGATCGGCTCACGGGGCTGCTCCCCGTCGAGCCAGCGCCGCACGCGCGAGGTGTCCGTACTGATGTGGTGGGCGCCCATCTGGCGGGCCCGGCGGTTGACCTGGCGCGCGAGCTCGCCCTTGGACCAGCCGCTGCGGACGAACCATGACTGTAGTTGTCCGTTGGGGCGCTTTCCGGCATTCGTGTCGCCTGCGCCACTGCCACTCACCGGAACGCCCCCCATCTCGCCGAAACCCCTTCGCGCGAACCTCTGCCCGGTTACCCACAATGCCGTAACCCGGCGCCGCCCGTACGGAAGTTGGCCGCCATCGAACAAGAAATCGGGTTGCCCTCGGCATACCCGCGGGGACTCATACTCCCAGAATCCGTGTACCGACGGTAATCCTACGATCACCCTCCCGGCGAGGGCGAATGGAGAAACGCCACCATTCGCCACCCCTTCGAATGAACACGTCCGGCCCGGGGCGCGCTTGACTTGACAGGCGCCTAACAACAGGGGGCGCGAAAGAGTGCTGCGGTGGTGCGCATCGGATCGCACCACCCCCCGCGCTCAGGTGCGCCACCCGTTCGGGGGCGACCGCGGCGGGCGCCCGATCCACCTGCGGCCGCCGCCACGTAACCATCGGCGCGTCGGACCCGTTGGAGGGGGCATGGGCTTCACGATCGGCGGCATCCGTGAGCTGGGATCCGGGTCGCGGCGGCGCGACCGCACGGCCGGCAGCACGTTCGTGGCGGAGTACACGGGGCGGTGGGGGTGGGCCGTGCGGCCCGGGGCCCGCGCGCGGACCGGCACCTGCTCCTGCGGCGACCGCCGCTGCGACGCGCCGGGCGCGCACCCCCTGGAGTCCGCCCGCGAGGTTCCCGCCGGAGCCTCCCCCGACGTCGCGGCCTGCGCGTGGGCGGACGTCCCGGGAGCCTCGATGATGCTGCCGGTGGGCCGCGCCTTCGACATCCTGGAGGTGGCGGAGGCGGCCGGACGGCGGGCGCTGGTGCGACTGGAGCGGATGGGGCTGCCGCTCGGCCCGGTGGCGGTGACCCCGGACGGCCGTGCACAGTTCTTCGTCGCTCCCGGAGCCGCCGCCCAACTGCCCAAGCTGCTCTACCGGATGGGCTGGGACGACGCGCCGCTCGACCTGCGCGCCCTCGGCCCGGGCACCCACATCACCGCGCCCCCCTGCGACCTCGGCGGCCTCGGCCCGGTGCGCTGGCTGCGGCCTCCCGCCCCCGGCACGGCGGCCGCTCCCCCGCCCGCCCGGCTCCTGCTGGGCACGCTGGCCTACAGCTGCCACCGCACCTGACCCCCGGCGGCGGGAAACGCCGAGGGGCGGCGGTCCCCGGTCGGGGACCGCCGCCCCTCGGCGTGCGTACGGAGTGCGTGGAGCGGTCAGTCGCCGATCAGCGCGTCGACGAAGGCGCCCGGCTCGAAGGGGGCCAGGTCGTCCGGGCCCTCGCCGAGCCCGATGAGCTTCACCGGTACGCCCAGTTCGCGCTGGACGGCGATGACGATGCCGCCCTTGGCGGTGCCGTCGAGCTTGGTCAGGACGATGCCCGTGATGTCCACGACCTCGGCGAAGACGCGGGCCTGGACCAGACCGTTCTGACCGGTGGTGGCGTCGAGCACGAGCAGGATCTCGTCGAGGGGACCGTGCTTCTCCACGACGCGCTTGACCTTGCCGAGCTCGTCCATCAGACCGGTCTTGGTGTGCAGCCGGCCGGCGGTGTCGATGAGGACGACGTCCGCACCCTGGGCGATGCCCTCCTTCACGGCGTCGAAGGCGATGGACGCCGGGTCGCCGCCCTCCGGGCCGCGGACCGTACGGGCGCCGACGCGCTCGCCCCAGGTCTGGAGCTGGTCGGCGGCGGCGGCGCGGAAGGTGTCGGCGGCACCGAGGACCACACTGCGGCCGTCCGCCACGAGGACCCGGGCGAGTTTCCCGGTCGTGGTGGTCTTGCCGGTGCCGTTGACGCCGACGACCATGACGACGCCCGGGGTCTCGGGCCCGCCCTCGGTCCTGACCTCACGGTCGAGGCCGGGACCGAGCAGGGTGATCAGTTCTTCGCGCAGCAGGGCGCGCAGCTCCTCGGGGGTCCGGGTGCCGAGCACCCGGACGCGTTCGCGGAGGCGTTCGACGAGCTCCTGGGTGGGAGCCACGCCGACGTCGGCGGTGAGGAGGGTGTCCTCGATCTCCTCCCAGGTGTCCTCGTCGAGGTTGTCCCGGGACAGGAGCGCGAGCAGCCCCTTGCCGAGGGAGTTCTGCGAGCGGGCGAGCCGGGCACGGAGCCGTACGAGGCGGCCCGCGGTGGGTTCGGGTACGTCGAGGGCGGGGGCTTCCTCCCCGACGACGGGCGGAGCCTCCTCGGCGGGGGCCCCGGTGTCCGGGAGACCGCCCTCCTCGGCGGTGCGCCGCGCTTCGTCGCGCGGCGCCTCGGGCTCCTCGCCGGCGCGGGGTCCGGCGGGAGGCGTGATGGTCGGCGTGCTCGACGGAGCCGAGGGCGGCAGCTGCTTCTTCTTGCGGCTGCTGACCACGAGCCCACTGATCAGGCCGACAGCGACCAGGGCGATGACTACAGCAAGGATGACGATGTCCATAACCCGTCCAGTATCGGCCACGGGCGGGGTCGCGGAGCTGCCTCCGCAGACCCCTGCGCATACGATGCCCGACTTTGCGCCTTTTGGCGGTCAGGGAGCAGGCCGGCCGACGGGGCGGGCGGGGCTCCGGTGCGGGGCGGGGACACCTCGCGGCCGTGGGTGGCGGGAGCCCTCGCGGCGCCGGGATCTCCCTGTGCGTCGAGGCACCCCGACACGCCGACCGCCCCGGCCGGAGCCGGGGCGGTGGGAGCGGTGCGGGCCGACGGGGCGGGCGGGTCAGCCCATCTCCTCCAGGGCCTTGCCCTTGGTCTCCTTCACGAAGAGCACCACGAAGGGGATCGAGAGGGCCGCGAAGCAGGTGTAGATGATGTACGTCCCCGAGAGGTTCCAGTCCGCGAGGCTCGGGAAGCTCGCGGTGATGGCCCAGTTGGCGATCCACTGCGCGGACGCGGCCACGCCCAGGGCGGCGGCGCGGATGCGGTTGGGGAACATCTCACCGAGGAAGACCCAGACGATGACACCCCAGGAGAGGGCGAAGAAGAGCACGAAGACGTGGGCGGCGATCAGCGCCACGGTGCCCTCGGTGTTGGGCAGTTTCCCGTCGACCAGTTTGGCGGAGAAGGCCCACGCCTCGAAGGCCAGCGCGACGGCCATGCCGATGGAGCCGGTGAGGGCGAGCGGTTTGCGGCCGACCCGGTCGACCAGGACCATCGCGATGACCGTACCGATGATGTTCACGATCGAGGTCGTGAACGAGTAGAAGAACGAGTCCGTCGGGTCGATGCCGACCGACTGCCACAGCGTCGCCGAGTAGTAGAAGGCGACGTTGATGCCGACGAGCTGCTGGAAGACCGAGAGTCCGATACCGACCCAGACGATGGGCAGGAAGCCGAAGCGGCTGCCCAGCAGGTCCTTGAAGGAGGACTTGTGCTCCCGGTGCATCGCCGTCTCGATCTCGGTGACGCGGGCGTCCAGATCGACGTTCTTCCCCTCCACCTCCGAGAGGATCTTGCGGGCCCGGTCCTTCTTGCCGACCGAGATCAGATAGCGCGGCGACTCCGGGATGGCGAAGGAGAGCAGTCCGTACAGGACCGCCGGCACCACCATCACGCCGAGCATCCACTGCCAGGCCTCCAGGCCGCCGATCTTGCCGCGCTGGTCACCGTCGGCGATCTGCAGGATGCCGTAGTTGACCAGCTGCGAGATGGCGATGCCGATGACGATCGCGGCCTGCTGGAAGGAGCCGAGGCGGCCGCGGTAGGCGGGCGGCGAGACCTCGGCGATGTAGGCCGGGCCGATGACGGAGGCCATGCCGATGCCGAAGCCGCCGATGATGCGCCACATCGCCAGGTCCCAGAGGGCGAAGGGGAGCGCCGAACCCACCGCGCTGATGGTGAACAGCACGGCGGCGATCTGCATGCACCGGATACGGCCGATGCGGTCGGCGATGCGCCCCGCCGTAGCGGCGCCGATGGCGCAGCCGATGAGGGCGATGGCGATGACCTGGGCGAGGGTTCCGGACCCGATGTCGTACCGGTCGCGGATGGCTTCGACGGCGCCGTTGATCACGGAGCTGTCGTAGCCGAACAGGAAACCGCCCATCGCGGCCGCGGCCGTGATGAAGATGACGTGCCCGATGTGGTCCGGGTGGGCCCCCCTGGCTCCGGACTCCGGTCCTTGCACTCTGCTGGTCACATGAACTCCTGGTGCCTGCCCGCAACGTCAGACGTGGATGGATGAGCCCTTCAAGTGGTACATACGAAACAGCTCGCCACCACTTGAATACGGAGCGGATGCGCCGGAGACCCTCCGTCGCACCGTCGTATGCGGACGTGTCTGAAAGCCGACTCCTACCCCGGTGCCCGCCATTCGCGTGAAGTCACCCGGGGAATTTCGTGAAGATTCAGCGAAGACGCTGACTGATGACTTTCGATACTCCGTCACCCTGCATGGAAACGCCGTAGAGCGCGTCGGCGACCTCCATCGTCCGTTTCTGATGCGTGATCACGATCAGCTGGGAACTCTCCTGGAGTTCCTCCATGATGCGGATGAGCCGCTGCAGATTGGTGTCGTCGAGAGCCGCTTCCACCTCGTCCATCACGTAGAACGGGCTCGGCCTGGCCTTGAAGATGGCGACCAGCAGGGCCACCGCCGTCAGGGACCGCTCGCCCCCGGAGAGCAGCGAGAGACGCTTCACCTTCTTGCCCGGGGGCCGCGCCTCCACGTCGACACCGGTGGTGAGCATGTGGTCCGGGTCGGTGAGGATCAACCGGCCGTCGCCGCCGGGAAAGAGCCGCGAGAAGACGCCCTCGAACTCGCGGGCAGTGTCCCGGTACGCCTCGGTGAACACCCGCTCGACCCGCTCGTCGACCTCCTTGACGACCTGGAGGAGGTCGGCACGGGTCTTCCTCAGGTCGTCGAGCTGCTCGGCGAGGAACTGGTGGCGCTCCTCCAGCGCGGAGAACTCCTCCAGGGCGAGCGGATTCACCTTCCCGAGTTGCTGGTACGCCCGTTCGGCCAACTTCAGCCGCTTCTCCTGCTCCGCCCGGACGAAGGGCCGTGGCCGGTTGCGCGGGTGCTCGGGGTCCTCGGGCAGCTCCTCGCCCTCCGCCGGCGGCGACGGCGGTACGGGCTGGCCGGGGCCGTACTCGGCCTCCAGCGTCGGGGGGTCGACGCCCAGCTCCTCCAGCGCCTTCGTCTCCAGCTGTTCGATGCGCAGCCGCTTCTCGGCGCCCAGCACCTCGCCCCGGTGGACCGAGTCGGTGAGCTTGTCCAGCTCCTCCTTGAGGTCCCGGCCGGCTCCGCGGGCGGCGGAGAGTTCGTCCTCCCGTCCGGCCTTGGCGGCCTCGGCCGCCGCCCGCTCCTCCTGCGCACGGACCACGGACACCTCGACGTGCGCGAGGAGCTGGCGGGCGCCGGAGGCCACGGCGGTGGCGACGGCCGCCTCGTGGCGCAGCCGGGCGCGGCGCTGCTCGGCGCGGGCGCGGGCCTCGCGTTCGGCCCTGGCCCCCCGGTCGAGGGAGTCGGCCCGGCCCGCGAGCCCTTTGACCCGCTCCTCGTGGGTACGGAGCTGGAGACGGGCCTCCATCTCGGTCTGGCGGGCGTTGGCACCGTCGGCCGCGAGCCGGTCGCGCCGCGCGGTGTCCGGTTCTTCCTCCAGGGGTGTCTCCTCGGCGACCAGCAGGCGTTCGGCCAGCACCTCGGCGTCTTCGGTGGCGCGGTCCAGCGCTTCCTGGGCGCGCACGGCCGAGGCGGCGGCCCGTTCGGCCTCGCCCGCCGCTCCCCTGGCCTGCCCGGCGAGGCGGCCCAGCTCCTGGGCCACCTGGGACTTCTCGCGCTCCGCGCTCCTGCGGCTCGCCCCCAGCTCGTCCACGCGGGCGGAGGCTTCCGCCCGCCGCTCGCCGGCCAGCCGCTGGATTTCGGCGAGTTCTCCGCACGCCACGGCGAGCGCGGCCAGCTCCGCCGCCGCCTCGTCGACGGATGCCTGCACCTCCAGCAGGCTGGGTGCCCCGGCCGACCCGCCGTGCGCGAAGTGGGCGGAGAGCACGTCTCCCTCCGCGGTCACGGCGGTGAGTCCCGGTGCGGCGGCGACGAGCCGCTCGGCGTCCTCCAGCGTCGCCACCACGACCATGTCACGGGTCAGCTCCCGCACGGCGGCCACGAGTCCACCCGGCGCTCGGACGAGCCCGGAGACCGGCCGGGCGGCGCCGGCTTCCCCCCGGCCCGTCCGCCCGGCGGCCGTGCCGGACCCGCTCGCGGACCCACCGGCCGGCGCTGCCGGCGCGGCGGGCACGGAAACCTCCGACGGGGCGGCGACGGCCTGCGGCGGAACCGCGGCCGGCTGCCCGGAGGCGTGCTCGGCGCCCTGTGCCGGTACCCGCCCCGCCTCCTCGCCGGTGCCGCCGCCGGGCCCTGTGCTTCCGAGCAGCAGTGCGGCGCGGCCCGCGTCCTCGGCACGGAGCAGCCGGATCGCGTCGGCGGCGGACGCGGTCCCGGTCACCGCGACGGCGTCCGCCGCCGCTCCGAGCGCCGCGGCCACCGCCACCTCGTACCCGGGTTCGACGTCGAGGAGGCGGGCGGCCGGACCGAGCAGCCCGGTCAGCCGGTCCCCCGCTCCGAGCAGCGCGCCGGTGCCGTCCTTGCGGCGCAGCCCGAGCGCGAGGGCGTCGTGGCGGGCGGCGGTCGCGGCCCTGCTCCGTTCGGCCTCGGTCACGGCGTCGCGGGCGGCACCGTGTGCGGCCTGCGCCGCCGCGAGGTCCCGCTGTGCGCGGGTGTGCGCCTCGGTCAGTTCGGCGTCGTCCGCGTCGAGTCCGTCGACCTCGGCCTTGAGCTGCTCGTACTCCTCCTGTGCGGCGGCGGCCCGCTCCCCCGCCCCGTCCCGGGCGTCGGCGAGGCGGTCGATCTCGGCCTGGGCGGCGGCGGCCCGGCCGCGGGCGGCGTTGACCTGGCCGCCGAGCCGGGCCAGCCCTTCCCTGCGGTCGGCGAGGGCCCGCGCGGCGTCCTTGAGCCGGCGTTCCTCCGCCGCCAGCTCCCGTTCCAGCTCGGCCCGGTGTGCGGCGGTGTCCTCCAGCGCGTACTCGGCGGCTTCGAGGGCGGCGGTCGACTCCGCTTCCTGCTCCCGGATCCGGGCGGCCTCGCGTTCCATCTCCTCGGGGTCCCGCCCGCGCCGCTCCTCCTGAGGTGCGGTGGCGGCGCTCTTCACCCGGGCGTCGGCGAGCGAGACCGTGCCGCGGACCCGCTCGGCGAGTTGCGACAGCTCGTACCAGCTCTGCTGCGCCCGCTGGAGGCGCGGGGCGAGGCGGCGGACCTCGCCCTCCAGCTCGGCCTCCCGCGTCTGCGCCTCCCTCAGCCGCGCCTCGGCGACGTCCTTGCGGCGTTTCAGCTCGGCCTCGTCGGCGATCTCCTCGCGCAGCGCGCCGCGCAGGGTCACCAGGTCGTCGGCGAGCAACCGCAGCCGTGTGTCGCGCAGGTCGGCCTGGATGACCGCGGCGCGCCGGGCCACGGCGGCCTGCCGGCCGAGCGGCTTGAGCCGGCGCCGGAGTTCCTCGGTGAGGTCGTGGACGCGGGCGAGGTTGGCGCCCATCGCGTCGAGCTTCCGCAGCGCCTTCTCCTTGCGCCTGCGGTGCTTGAGGACGCCGGCGGCCTCCTCGATGAACGCCCGGCGGCCCGTCGGGTCGGCGTGCAGGACGGAGTCCAGCTGTCCCTGGCCGACGATGACGTGCATCTCGCGGCCGATGCCGGAGTCGGAGAGGAGCTCCTGGATGTCGAGCAGCCGGCAGGTGTCGCCGTTGATCTGGTACTCGCTGCCGCCGTTGCGGAACATGATCCGGGTGATCGTCACCTCGGCGTACTCGATGGGCAGCGCGCCGTCCGAGTTGTCGATGGTCAGCGAGACCTCGGCGCGGCCGAGCGGCGGGCGGCCGGTCGTCCCGGCGAAGATGACGTCCTCCATCTTGCCGCCGCGCAGCGACTTGGCGCCCTGCTCCCCCATGACCCAGGAGAGCGCGTCGACCACATTGGACTTGCCCGACCCGTTGGGGCCGACGACGCAGGTGATCCCCGGTTCGAAGCGCAGCGTGGTGGCGGAGGCGAACGACTTGAAACCGCGCAGGGTCAGGGCCTTGAGGTGCACGCCGCCGGACTCTACCTTTCGCGTCCGGTTTCACCGCTGAGGGCGCAGGGCACATCTGACGTTAACCGCAGCACCGATCGCCCCGGTGGACGGGATGCGGGACGGTGACGGGGCAGGGGGCTGACCCGGGTGCGCGGGGTTGACGCGAGGGGGAAAGAAAGAGGGGACGCCGAAGCGTCCCCGGTGGAGCGTGGCACGTGCGCGATACCGCTCGCGCACGGTCCTGCCGGCTCTGGAATGACCGGCTGTGCGGATCGTCCCGGACGGCGGATCAGTGGCCGAACAACCGTGATCACAGGAGACCACGATGTCCGGTTCCGCCGATCCGCGGTGAAGACGATGCCGAGGTGCTCCGGGGCCGCTGAGGTGTCTGCGGGCCCGGCCGGC
This window encodes:
- the ftsY gene encoding signal recognition particle-docking protein FtsY; this translates as MDIVILAVVIALVAVGLISGLVVSSRKKKQLPPSAPSSTPTITPPAGPRAGEEPEAPRDEARRTAEEGGLPDTGAPAEEAPPVVGEEAPALDVPEPTAGRLVRLRARLARSQNSLGKGLLALLSRDNLDEDTWEEIEDTLLTADVGVAPTQELVERLRERVRVLGTRTPEELRALLREELITLLGPGLDREVRTEGGPETPGVVMVVGVNGTGKTTTTGKLARVLVADGRSVVLGAADTFRAAAADQLQTWGERVGARTVRGPEGGDPASIAFDAVKEGIAQGADVVLIDTAGRLHTKTGLMDELGKVKRVVEKHGPLDEILLVLDATTGQNGLVQARVFAEVVDITGIVLTKLDGTAKGGIVIAVQRELGVPVKLIGLGEGPDDLAPFEPGAFVDALIGD
- a CDS encoding AAA family ATPase, which produces MHLKALTLRGFKSFASATTLRFEPGITCVVGPNGSGKSNVVDALSWVMGEQGAKSLRGGKMEDVIFAGTTGRPPLGRAEVSLTIDNSDGALPIEYAEVTITRIMFRNGGSEYQINGDTCRLLDIQELLSDSGIGREMHVIVGQGQLDSVLHADPTGRRAFIEEAAGVLKHRRRKEKALRKLDAMGANLARVHDLTEELRRRLKPLGRQAAVARRAAVIQADLRDTRLRLLADDLVTLRGALREEIADEAELKRRKDVAEARLREAQTREAELEGEVRRLAPRLQRAQQSWYELSQLAERVRGTVSLADARVKSAATAPQEERRGRDPEEMEREAARIREQEAESTAALEAAEYALEDTAAHRAELERELAAEERRLKDAARALADRREGLARLGGQVNAARGRAAAAQAEIDRLADARDGAGERAAAAQEEYEQLKAEVDGLDADDAELTEAHTRAQRDLAAAQAAHGAARDAVTEAERSRAATAARHDALALGLRRKDGTGALLGAGDRLTGLLGPAARLLDVEPGYEVAVAAALGAAADAVAVTGTASAADAIRLLRAEDAGRAALLLGSTGPGGGTGEEAGRVPAQGAEHASGQPAAVPPQAVAAPSEVSVPAAPAAPAGGSASGSGTAAGRTGRGEAGAARPVSGLVRAPGGLVAAVRELTRDMVVVATLEDAERLVAAAPGLTAVTAEGDVLSAHFAHGGSAGAPSLLEVQASVDEAAAELAALAVACGELAEIQRLAGERRAEASARVDELGASRRSAEREKSQVAQELGRLAGQARGAAGEAERAAASAVRAQEALDRATEDAEVLAERLLVAEETPLEEEPDTARRDRLAADGANARQTEMEARLQLRTHEERVKGLAGRADSLDRGARAEREARARAEQRRARLRHEAAVATAVASGARQLLAHVEVSVVRAQEERAAAEAAKAGREDELSAARGAGRDLKEELDKLTDSVHRGEVLGAEKRLRIEQLETKALEELGVDPPTLEAEYGPGQPVPPSPPAEGEELPEDPEHPRNRPRPFVRAEQEKRLKLAERAYQQLGKVNPLALEEFSALEERHQFLAEQLDDLRKTRADLLQVVKEVDERVERVFTEAYRDTAREFEGVFSRLFPGGDGRLILTDPDHMLTTGVDVEARPPGKKVKRLSLLSGGERSLTAVALLVAIFKARPSPFYVMDEVEAALDDTNLQRLIRIMEELQESSQLIVITHQKRTMEVADALYGVSMQGDGVSKVISQRLR
- a CDS encoding bifunctional DNA primase/polymerase, translated to MGFTIGGIRELGSGSRRRDRTAGSTFVAEYTGRWGWAVRPGARARTGTCSCGDRRCDAPGAHPLESAREVPAGASPDVAACAWADVPGASMMLPVGRAFDILEVAEAAGRRALVRLERMGLPLGPVAVTPDGRAQFFVAPGAAAQLPKLLYRMGWDDAPLDLRALGPGTHITAPPCDLGGLGPVRWLRPPAPGTAAAPPPARLLLGTLAYSCHRT
- a CDS encoding sugar porter family MFS transporter — its product is MTSRVQGPESGARGAHPDHIGHVIFITAAAAMGGFLFGYDSSVINGAVEAIRDRYDIGSGTLAQVIAIALIGCAIGAATAGRIADRIGRIRCMQIAAVLFTISAVGSALPFALWDLAMWRIIGGFGIGMASVIGPAYIAEVSPPAYRGRLGSFQQAAIVIGIAISQLVNYGILQIADGDQRGKIGGLEAWQWMLGVMVVPAVLYGLLSFAIPESPRYLISVGKKDRARKILSEVEGKNVDLDARVTEIETAMHREHKSSFKDLLGSRFGFLPIVWVGIGLSVFQQLVGINVAFYYSATLWQSVGIDPTDSFFYSFTTSIVNIIGTVIAMVLVDRVGRKPLALTGSIGMAVALAFEAWAFSAKLVDGKLPNTEGTVALIAAHVFVLFFALSWGVIVWVFLGEMFPNRIRAAALGVAASAQWIANWAITASFPSLADWNLSGTYIIYTCFAALSIPFVVLFVKETKGKALEEMG